A genomic segment from Schistocerca piceifrons isolate TAMUIC-IGC-003096 chromosome 4, iqSchPice1.1, whole genome shotgun sequence encodes:
- the LOC124796129 gene encoding uncharacterized protein LOC124796129, whose protein sequence is MTRHVQSDGRPRHSAAAAASAARVTVKADKETLRRCRSALAVLLVAAAALLPAAHAAPAAAPTAHKADDWIDPCGIYRDAPGVLNMKNVKKVLRVFRNYLHGTFNSVKKEWDRASSVYQGLKEIEMDMEWLPRNQYNHYKDTIQGLTLPEKPAHVLQHVHDGVQKYLATVAWLQRDEASSLLLHKDLATRAHFLSEIRSKLKSLQCAAQKAIVDSKVRLQVQRPQLEEVVDAVRHRQPSQGTPQLLLRDRTYLALLKAFLADWQKVVSEVLKEVTRDLKKKSKQQKKDATRGVKSKNTTAAPRRQRHKKRKDQQRRQQA, encoded by the exons AGACCCTGAGGAGGTGCCGGTCAGCGCTGGCGGTGCTCctggtggcagcagcggcgctgctacccgccgcccacgccgcccccgctgccgcccccACCGCCCACAAGGCGGACGACTGGATCGACCCCTGCGGCATATACAGGGACGCCCCCGGCGTCCTCAACATGAAGAACGTCAAGAAGGTGCTCAGGGTGTTCCGGAATTACCTCCACGGCACCTTCAACAGCGTGAAAAAGGAGTGGGATCGAGCCAGCAGCGTCTACCAAGGG CTGAAAGAAATTGAAATGGACATGGAGTGGCTTCCAAGGAACCAGTACAACCACTACAAGGACACCATCCAAGGGCTGACACTTCCCGAAAAG CCGGCCCACGTCCTACAGCACGTGCACGACGGCGTTCAGAAGTACCTGGCCACCGTGGCGTGGCTGCAAAGGGACGAAGCCAGCAGCCTGCTACTGCACAAGGACCTCGCCACGCGCGCCCACTTCCTCTCCGAGATACGCAGCAAGCTCAAAAGT TTGCAGTGCGCGGCGCAGAAGGCGATCGTGGACAGCAAGGTGCGGCTGCAGGTGCAGCGGCCGCAGCTGGAGGAGGTGGTGGACGCGGTGCGCCACCGGCAGCCGTCGCAGGgcacgccgcagctgctgctgcgcGACCGCACCTACCTCGCCCTCCTCAAGGCCTTCCTGGCCGACTGGCAGAAGGTGGTCAGCGAGGTGCTCAAGGAGGTGACGCGCGACCTCAAGAAGAAGAGCAAGCAGCAGAAGAAGGACGCGACCCGCGGCGTCAAGAGCAAGAACACGACGGCCGCCCCCCGCCGCCAGCGCCACAAGAAGCGGAAGGACCAGCAGCGGCGCCAGCAGGCGTAG